The DNA region CGTCGACTCCGGACGGGGCCGGTGAGCCGGTCCAAACCGACGGCGTGGTGCCGGGCGCGTCGGAGGGGTTCTCTCCGGGCGGCGAGCAGGCGGCCAGCAGGGCAAGGGGGGCAGCAAACAGGACTGCAGCGGCGGGCTTGAGCATAGGCAGAAGCCTAACCTGTGACGACAACGATCACGCCCGGTGGCTGCTCCATTAGTTCGGGAAGTCGGGGCTCAACTGGGGCTTCCAGCGCTCGACCGACGTCTTCGGCGGCGGCTTGCTCGCCCTCGGCATCGCCGAAGTACACCGTGGTGACCTCCACGCTGGGCAGCGTCAGGTTGCCGGTCTCGGTGACCGGGAAGCCCTCGTCCCGCAACCGGGTCGCCGCCCGATCGGCCGCGCCCGCGACCTCGGAGATGTTGTAGACCCGCACGTCGGCCCGGGGCGCGGGCTCCGCTTCGGCGGGTTCCTCGGTCGGACTGGGCGTCGCCGAGGTGGTGGTGACGGTGGCCGCCGAGGTGCCGTCCTCGTCGTCGCCTCCGCCCAGGGCCTGGAAGCCGACCAGCAGAAAGATGACTCCCAGGAAGAGCAGCACCATCACCATGGCGCGCAGGGGTAGGCCGGAGGAATCCGGGACGCGCTCGTTCATCCGGCCCAGCCTAGCGGGTACGACGTAGTGGTTCGCGGAGCCTGCGGAGCGAACCGCGGAGGAGTCCGGCAATCCAGCCTGAGCCGGGCCACCCGGGTGCAGCGAAAATCAGGTGACCTCGAAGCCCAGCCGGCGGGCGGCGCGCGCCTTCTGCCGGCTGGCCCGCAGTCGGCGCAGGCGCTTCACCAGCATCGGGTCGGCGGCTAGTGCCTCCGGCCGATCCACCAGCGCGTTGAGCACCTGGTAATAGCGCGTCGCCGACATCGAGAACAGCTCTTTGATTGCCTCTTCCTTCGCGCCGGCGTACTTCCACCACTGCCGCTCGAAGGACAAAATGTCGTGCTCGCGACGGGTCAGCCCATCGGTGAGCTCAGCGTCATCACCCGACCGCTCAGCCCTTGCCATGGCGCCGTCCATATCGTCTTTTGGCCCTTTCGCCACCCGAATCACATCGCTACCTACTGCGCGAACATTCAACCACGCCCGCAACAGTTGACACGGGACCAAACGCCGCGCGTCGGCTGACTTAAGCTTGCCGACCATGGCAGTCAGACCAATTGTGATCGTGGGAGATCCGGTCCTACACACGGCGACCCAACCCGTCCCGGTCGGGCCGGACGGTTCGCTGCCGGCCGAGTTGGCCGATCTCATCGCCGACATGTACGACACCATGGACGCCGCGTACGGGGTTGGCTTGGCCGCCAATCAGATCGGCGTGTCGCAGCGCGTATTCGTCTACGACTGCGCCGACGAGCGGGGCAAGACCGCCCGCCGTCGCGGCGTGGTGGTCAATCCGGTGCTGGAGACCTCCGAGGTCCCCGAGACCATGCCCGACCCGGAGGACGACGACGAGGGCTGCCTCTCGGTGCCCGGCGAATCGTTCCCGACGGGCCGGGCCGACTGGGCGCGGGTGACGGGGCTGGACGCCGACGGGACCCCGATCAGCATCGAGGGCGAGGGCCTGTTCGCGCGGATGTTGCAGCACGAAACCGGGCACCTCGACGGCTTCCTGTACCTCGACCGGCTCATCGGGCGGCATGCCCGCGCGGCGAAGAAGACCGTCAAGCGCAACGGCTGGGGAACACCCGGGCAGTCCTGGATGCCCGGCGAGGTCCCCGACCCGTTCGGGCACTGACCATGCCGGTCGAGTTGCCCGCGGTGGGCAGTCGGGTCAGCCTCCGGTACCGGCTGCCCGCCGGTTCGGCCTCGCCGCTGACCGACGTCGTGGGCTATCTCGACAGTGCGGGCCCAGAGGTGGTGGTGCGCACCAAATCCGGTGAGCTGATCACTGTGGCCGCGGCCGACATCGTCAGCGTGCGTGAGCTTTCCCACATTCCGGTGCGCAACTCGCAGATCCGCGCGCTCGAGCACGCCGCGGCGATGGCCTGGCCCGGCGTCGAGCAGCAGTGGCTGCACGGCTGGTTCCTGCGGGCCGGCCACGGCGCCACCAGCCGCGCCAATTCCGCCGTCCCGCTGGAGGTATCGGCTCAGCTGGCCGCGGTCGCCGAGGTCGCCGACTGGTATCGCGCGCGCGGGCTGGCCGCCTGGCTGGCGCTGCCGGAACGGCTGCTGTCGGTCCGGTCGGAGGGCGTCAAGCACACCCGGGTCATGGTGCGCGACATCGACATCACACCGGTGCCCGAATCGGTGCGGTTCGCCGAGGTGCCCGATGCGGCGTGGCGCCGGGGGTACCAACGGGATGTCCCGGTCGAGGTGCTCACCGCCGTCGTCGACGGCGAGGTGACCTTCGCGACACTCGACGACGCCGCGGTGGGCAGGGGTGCGGTGACATCGGCGCCCGACGGCACCCGGTGGCTCGGCATCTCCTCGGTGCGGGTCGCCGCCGAGCAGCGCGGACGCGGGCACGCCCGCGCCGTGTGCGAGGCATTGCTGGCGTGGGGCGCCGCCCGCGGGGCCGGTCGCGCCCACGTCCTGGTGCGCTCCGAGAACGCCGCGGCGGTCGCGTTGTACACCGGGCTGGGTTTCCGCCTGCATCACAGCCACCGATACGTGGCGGCCGAGTCGCTGCTGGGCTTTACGATTTAGCGCATGAGCCAACCCGCCGAACCGCGAAAGCGGCTGTGGCAGCGCATGACGCTGGCCCGCTGGCGGAAGACGGGGGTGGTGGCGCTGTTGGCGGTGACGGCCGCCTTCGGCGGGCTGCGCGAGGCCGACCACGTCACCCCGGTCGCGCTGGAATCGCGTTATGACGCCGGCCCCCTGGCGATCACCGGTCATTCGGTCGAGGTGGCGTCCGGGGTGCCGTGGTTGCGCATCGACCTGGCCCCGGAATGCCGATTCGTGGTGCTCGACGCGACCATCACGAACAACGCCGACGGGGCCGCGCCGATCGCCGAGCAGCGGTTCCTGTCGGGGAATGCCGACGATTGCCGGGACTTCGGCGCGCCCGCGCCCACCGACGCCGTCCTGCTGGCCAATCTACCGAACCGGTACGCCGGCTCGTTCCGGGTGCGCGACGGTCAGACGGTTCCGATTGCCGAGCCCGGTTTCACCGAGCGATTCCGGCTGGCGTGGGTGGTTTCGGCGGCCGATCTGGCCGGGGTCTCCGACCTGAAGTTCGACTTCCGGAACATGACGCGCGGCTACTCCACGTTCCGGATCTCGCGCCAATGGTTCGCCGACGAGGACCGCTACGGCGAGCTCACGGTGGCCAACCCGGTGACCGCGTGACCGGCCGGACCCTGCTGCCGCCGGCGCGGGTGGGGCTGGCGTTGGCCCTGGTGGCCGCGGCCATGCTGCTGTGGAAGAACATGCCCACGAAGACGGACACCTGGGCGCCGATCGCGGTGGACGCGCGCGTGGGCGAACGCGTCGTCGGCCGCGATCTCGCGGTGACGGTGCACCGCGTCGACCTGGTGAGCGCGCTGACGCTGCAGCAGCGCGGGCAACCGGTCCGGGTGCCGGCCACCGCGGCGTGGCTGGTGTTCTCGCTCACCTACGAGCCCTTGCACAACGACGGGCGCCCCGTGCTGCAGCTGGTCGCCGACGGCCGCAACTACCAATCCAACCTCGGCTCGTTCCGCGGACCGGCCGTGGCCGCCGGGACCTCCAAGCGCGGGGTCGCCGCGTTCGAACTGCCGAACATCCCGGCCGCGGCGGTCTTCAAGGTGGCCAACCAAACCCGGGAACGCTGGGGCAACCCGCTCGACGCCCCGCTGGACTCGCAGATCGCGCTGCCGGTCGACGTCGCGGCGCTGTCGTTGCACGATGCGGCGGACCTCGACGCCCTGGCGGCCGGATGAGGTCCTGGTTGACCCGGCACCGCTGGGCGTTCCCGGTGATCGCGGTGACCATCGCGCTGATCGGCGCCACGGTGATCTACCCGATGTGGTGGCGCAACATGGGCTATCTGCAGGCCGCCGAGAACGTCGCTGCCGGCGACTCGGTCGACATCGACGGCGTGCGGTGGCGGCTCGCGCCGCTCGCCCCGCCGGATTTCGTCGACGCCGACACCGCCCCGGGCACCCGCCCGGTGCTTTACGTGCTGACGCATGAGGTCGACGGGCGGTCCTCGACGGTGCCGGATCGCTACGCGAAGTGCGAAGTGGCATTCGTCGACGACGCGGGCCGACGCTGGTTGCCGCGGGCCCTGCCGTTCGGCTCCTACCCGTGGCTGGAAGCCGAGGGGCTGACGGCGGACTGTCGCAAGCCGCTGCCGTTGGTCGCCTACGCGCAGGTACCGGCAGACGCCGAGATCAGCGCGGTCGAATTGCTGTTGAGCAAGTTTGCCGACGAGAACCTGCGGGTGGCGCCGGATGTGTCGGAACTAACGACGGTCGTCCGATTCGACACCCGCTGAACGCAATTCGCCCGCCTGGGCGCGCACCTGGTCGACGCAGTACAGGTAGGTGGCGGCGACCAGGCAGATCCGCAGCGGTTCGATGAGCGCGCCGATGCCGATCCGGATCGCGTCGGCGAAGCTCTCCCACCACGGCCACGGGTGCGGCCCCAGCAGCACCGCGATCCACCGGAACAGATAGCCGTCGGTGACCTTGATGTCGAAGTACGCGCCGCCGGGCGCGAGCACCAGCAACCCGATGTAGGCCGCCACGAAGAACGAGATCGGCAGCAGCCCGCCGTGCAGGATCAGCCGGCCCGCGTCGACGATGGAGCCGAACCGGCCGAGCTGGCCGCGGATGAATTCCAGCAGCCGGGACTGCAATTCGCCCGGGACCCGCTGCCAGCGCGGCTGCAGGACGGTGCGACTGAGTTCCAGCGCGTGGGCGGCGACGACGTCGGCGCGGTGCCCGAGCATCACCCGCCGGGCCCCGGCCCACGTCGGCGTGAACGGGGTGCCGTACACCGAGGCGGTGATCGCCAGCCAGGCCAACGACAGTCCCAGCACGGGGACCAGCAGCGCGGTCAGCGCACCCACCCAGGACCACCACTGGTTGAGGATCGCGAAGTGGGAGAACACCTCGGCGCGCGTTTCGTCGAGCCACACCATCGCGCGCCGCTCGGCGATCCACTTCGGCGAGCCGAACAGGGCCGCCGCGCCAGCCTGCAGCGTCAGGAAGATCCACAGCACCTCGAAGTACACCGCGAGCGCCATGGTCCAGCGGGGCAGCTTGCCGCGGAATCGGGTGATCAGCTGGCGCAACACGAACGCCACCGCGATCACCACCCAGACGTCGCCGCCGACCTGCCCCGAGGTGACTTCCCGGACGGCCTCCGCATCGCCCTGATAGACGGTGGTGAAGTCGACGGTGGTGACGTAGATGTAGTAATCCTCGTAGATCAGCTTCCAGGTCGCATAGATCACCAGAAACGGCAGGATCGCCGTCATCAGGATGTCGGTTGTCCCCCTTGCGTTCTGGCCGTCGTCGCCGACGTGCTGCAGGCCGGGGGTCACCGCGCGGATCGCCAGGAACATGCCGAGGAAGGTCAGCAACCGGACGATGGGCGCCAGCACCACCACCAGGCTGCCCCAGGTCCGGCCGTGCGACAGGCCCACCTCGATGGCGCCCTGCAGCACCCAGTACCGCACGAACCAGCCCACCAGATACAGCGCGACCAGTGTCGGCCAGGTCTGCCACCACAGCCGGACCGTGTCCGCCGCGATCGTGCGCATCTTCGCTCCCCCCTTCCGGCGGGAACAATAGCGCGAAGCGCGAGGCCCTACGATCTGATCCATGCGCCTGGCCACCTGGAACGTCAACTCCATCCGCACCCGCGTGGACCGGGTGGTCGACTGGCTGGGCCGGGCCGACGTCGACGTGCTGGCCATGCAGGAAACCAAGTGCACCGATGCCCAGTTCCCGACGATGCCGTTCGCGGCGCTGGGCTACGAGGTCGCCCACGTGGGCCTCAACCAGTGGAACGGCGTGGCCATCGCGTCCCGGGTGGGCCTGGAAAACATCGAGGTCGGGTTCGAGGGGCAGCCGACGTGGTCGGGCAAACCCGATGTGGAGGCCGCCGCCGAGGCGCGCGCACTGGGTGCGACGTGCGGCGGAGTGCGGGTGTGGAGCCTGTATGTGCCCAACGGGCGCACGCTGGAGGATCCGCACTACCGCTACAAGCTGGAATGGCTCGCGGCCCTGCGGGATACGGCGGCCGGTTGGCTGCGCGACGATCCGGCGCTGCCGATCGCGTTGGTCGGCGACTGGAACATCGCCCCGCAGGATGACGACGTCTGGGACATCACCGCATTCGAGGGCCGCACGCACGTCTCCGAGGCCGAGCGCGCCGCGTTCGACGCCATGACCGAGGCCCAATTCACCGATGTGGTGCGGCCTTTCACCCCCGGGCCCGGCGTCTACACCTACTGGGATTACACCCGATTGGCATTCCAGAAGCGCCGCGGCATGCGGATCGACTTCATCCTTGGCTCACCGGCGTTGGCCGAGCGGGTCACGCACGCCGAGATCGTCAAGGACGAACGCCGCCCGGGCAAGAAGGGCAGCATCGCGCCGAGCGATCACGCGCCGGTGTTGGTGGAGTTGGCGGACGGGTAGTCGCAGCGGCGACACCACCAACCCGGGGCGCCTCGCCCCGGCGGTTCCATTCACCCTGAATTTATTCATTTCGCGGCCCACCACCCGGTGTTACTTTTTCTTCTCGGGACCTGACCCACTTTTCCCATGGCCCCGCAATTGCCGTTGCAAACAACGGCTCCGCTGATGCCCCCATTCGCGTTGGCGGTGCGCTCCCCTCCCGACCACAACGAATACGAGAGACGACGTGGCAACCGGCCAAAAAAGAATCTTCAACGATGTGACCGAAACGGTGGGCAATACCCCCGTGGTGCGATTGAATGAGCGCTTCGCCGTGGCGAACACCGAGCTACTTTTGAAGCTCGAATATTACAATCCGACCGCGAGTGTGAAGGACCGACTCTCGGTCGGCGCGATCAATTTCGCGGAGCAAAGCGGCCAACTGCCCCCGGGCGGCACAATCGTGGCTGCCAGCAGCGGAAACCTCGGTATTGGACTCGCCGCGGCCGGGGCCAGTCGCGGTTATCGCGTGGTCATAGTCATTTACGAAGACACCAGTTACGAGCGCAAAGTCGTCATCCAGAACCTGGGCGCAGAACTGGTGTTGACACCCAAGGAAGACGGCGTGCGCGGGTCGGTCGAGGAAGCCGAGAGAATTGCCGAGCAAACACCCGGTGCATTCTTCGTGAACCAATTCATCATTCCCATCAATCGCGAGATTCATCGGCAAACGACCGGGCCGGAAATATGGGCGGACACCGCCGGAGACGTCGATGCTGTGGTCATCGGGGTCGGCTCGGGCGGAACAATCAGTGGGATCGGCTCATTCCTGAAAGAAAAGAACCCCGGTATCAGGATATTCGCCGTCGAACCGGATAATTCCGCGGTGCTCAGCGGCGAGAAATTCAATCCCCACAAGATCTACGGACTGGGCCCCAATTTCAAGAGCCCGAATTTCGCGGACGAGGTCGTCGACGAGGTGCTGCGCGTCACCGAGGACGACGCCGCTGCCACCGCCCGCGAGCTTGCCAGATACGCCGGAATCCCCGCCGGCCTCAGCGGCGGAGCAGCGGTCGCCGCCGCCAGGCAAGTTGCCGAACGTCGAGACCCCACCATCCGCACGATCCTCACGCTTGTTCCCGACTCCGCGGATCGCTACATATCCAGCTATCTGTTCCAGGACACCTTCGATGAGAACGGAGCGTTTCGTACCCATGTCTCAGTCTGAGCAGGATCAACTCGAAGCGCGCGCCGCGCGCCTGCGGCAACCGGGTAAGCAATTCAGTTTGGGATTCTTCACCCAGGTACCCAGCCCCGCCGACCGGCCGGCGAAGAGAACCTATGACGAACTCATCGAAAGCATCGTTGCCGCCGAAGAACTCGGGTATGAGAGCGTCTGGATCGGGCAGCACCATTTCAGCCCCGAGGACGGCAGCGTGCCGTCGCCGCTGGTCGTATTGGCGGTTGCCGCGGCACGGACGACGCGGATCCAGCTGGCAACAGCGGTCATAGCGTTGCCGTTCGAACACCCGATCAGGCTCGCCGAGGATCTCGCGGTGCTGGATGAGGTATCGGGTGGCCGAGTCCAAATCGGACTGGGCGGTGCCCGAGGGGACCTGCAGGCCTTCAATGCGTTCGGCGTCGACTTCAACGCCCGGCACGAGCTGTTCGATCGCAATCTCGAGGTCCTGCATCATCTGCTGGAACAGCGCAGTGTCCGCGATTTCGGCCAGACCCCGACGGTTCAGTTGAGCACCACGGATGCCCCGTTCGAGCGCAATTCTGCGGGGCGACTGTCGGCCTCCGACTCGGTGGCCGGCCAGCTGGCGAGCGCAGACCTGGAGCCCAAGCACCTCTTTCCCAACGTGCCGAGTCTCAGAAGCAGGCTGTGGCAGACCGCCAGCAGTGAGGACCGCGCGCGAAAGATCGCCCAGAACGGAAACGGACTCCTGATCGGTGCGTTCCACGACCATGTCATCTTCCATCAGCTTCGGTTCATCGTCGGTTACCTCGAAGAATGGCTGGCGATCAATGGGAATCTGGAAGAAGCCCGAATCGGTGCGCAGCGGTTCACCTTTCACGGCGAGAATGCCGACGCGATAGCGCGCGCCCTCGCTCCGGACGTGGCGTCGACGCAACGGGGGCTGGCGGCTCGTTTCCCGCAGCTGGGGTCCGCGTCCCCGGAAGAGTATCTACGCACCGTGGCGCGGACGGGCACCGCGCAGGAGATCGTCGCGCAACTCCTGGACGATCCCGCGTTGTTGGGTTTCATCACCGACTTCTTCCCGACCACGGGGCTGTTCCCATCCGTGCGGACAGGCACCGCCGGAGCGGATCTGGACATCGAACGCTTGCGGGTGTTCGCCGAGGAAATCGCGCCGGAACTGGGCTGGAAGCCGGCAGTTGCCCCATAGTCGTAGCTCCACCACCCCCTCACGTCACATTAGGAGACCGCCCGTGCTAAACCTCGAATTCATCCGGCAGTCAAGCGCATTGGGATATGCGCTGTTATTCGGTCCGGGTATCGTGCTGTTGCTCATCGCCCTCGTGGTGAAGGGAGCGGTCCGGACGACCCACAACTACGTGATCTCCGGTCGACTGCTGGGCTTCGGGTTCGGGGTGGCGTCGCTCATCTCGGTGTGGACGTGGTCGATGGCGGTGATGCTGTCGTCGGCCCAGGCCTACACCTGGGGCACTTCGGGTCTGGTCTGGTTCATCGTGCCCAACGGGCTCGCGGTGATCATCATGGTGCCCTTCGCCTTGAAACTGCGCCAGAAGATGCCGTCCGGATACACCCTCGCCCAGTTCATTCGGGCGCGGTTCCAGAACTCGGTCAGCAGCGTGGCGACGTTGGTGTTCCTGATCGGCGCGCTGCTCGGCGTCATCATGATCAACCTCGCCGGTTTGGTGCTGGTGATGAACAAGATCTTCGGGCTCACCCCGATCAGCATCGTCATCACCGGCATCGTCGTGGTCACCGTGTACTCGTATCTCGGCGGACTGACGACGTCGGCGGTCACGGGAACCTTGAACACGCTGCTCCTCGGCGTCGGGTCGTCCGTGGTGGTGCTCTTCGTCCTGGCCAAGGCCGGCGGCGCGGAGCTTGTCTTCAACGAGGTCCAGGCCCGCGGCGATCAGCACCTGAACCCCTTCAACCCGGTCACCGCCGCGAGCTTCGGCCTGGCCTTGGCGCTGGGGTTGCTGACCAACGTCATCGCCGATCAGTCGTTCTGGCAACGTGTTTGGGCGATCCGGCCCAAGGACCTCGGCCGCAGCTTCTTATGGGCAGGCGTGTGGTTCTACCCCATCCCGATGGCACTGGGCCTCCTCGGCTTCATCGGTGTCGCCTACGGCGTGACGCCCGAACAGCTGGGGTCGCTGGGTGCGGGAGCGATCGGTCCGCACGTCATCGCAAGTCTCGGCCTGCCGGTGTTCATCATCGCCCTGTACACGCTGGTGGTCGTCAACGCGTGCTTCGCGGCCATCGACGGCGCCCTCTCGGGGGTGACGTCGCTGGTCGCGGTCGACATCGTCAATCGGTACTGGCCCAAGGTGTCCGAGCGCACGCTGCTCACCATCACCAAGACCAGCATGATCGTCGCGGCCGCGGTCGCCGGGGGTGTGGTGCTGACCGGTATCGACTACGTGAATCTCGTGACCACGGTGTACTTCTACGGCACCAGCCTGCTCATTCCGGTGACCCTCAGCATCTTCTGGTCGCGCATGACCGGGACGGGATACGTGGCCGGCGTGCTTGCGGGTATCGCGGTCGGCGGACCGCTGCGGGAGACGCTCGGGCCCACTTACGGCCCGCTTTTCGGGATCATCGGTTTGATTGCCGCGTCGGCGATCGTCTCGGTCGTGGTGAGCTTGCGCGCCAACACCCGCTTCGACTTCGACAGCCTCGCCGAAGGTTCGGCGGCACTGCTCGAACGCGACGCCAGAACCGCTGCCGCGAGCAGGCCCACGGATGATCCCGTTGCCGGTGACGCCGTCACCGCCGGACAGCAATAAGAGCAGAAAGGCATTGTCGTGACCCTCTTCTACCTCGGCGCGGGCATCAGCCTGGTGCTTGCCGTCAGCTACCTGATCGTCGGGACGCTGAGCTTCCTCCGGATCCGGCGACAGTTGGCGGACGGTACGGGCGTCGACGCGACCGATGACGAACTGGACTCGTCCGAAGTCGCACTGGTTCCGGGCTTCACCTGGAAGGCCACCTTGGCGGTATTGACGTCGTTTGTCGTGCTGATCATCGCCTCCTACAGCGGCACCTTCTGGTACGTGCTGGCATTCAGCGGACTCGGCACCGCCGCAGCGGTGATCGTGGCGTTCATCATCGAACTTCGCGGCGACCGGGCGCACGTGCGCGCTGAGACGGCGACCTCAGCGCCGCAGAACTAGTGCCTCGTCCGCCTTCTTCCCCAGCACCTTCTGCACGGTGTGCCGGTCGATCTGATCGAGGGTCAGGACCGCTTGCGGCCGCGTGATGCGCGCCATGTCCTCAGCACTCGGCTGCGGCACGTCGAGCAGAATGTCCCGGGCGGTGTCGATGTCGATGTTCGTGTGAATCCACTGCGCGCTGTCGGTCCGGTGGTCGGCGGTGACGAACCAGTTGGCGATGAACAGGCGTTGGCGCGGTATCAGTGTCCAGACCTTCTGACGAGCCAGTGCCGACCGTCCACCAGGTCGGGTGATTGCCAGCCACGCGAGCTTGCGGTCGGAGACGCCGGACAGTTCCCAGAACGCCCACCCGC from Mycolicibacterium sp. MU0053 includes:
- a CDS encoding LytR C-terminal domain-containing protein, whose translation is MNERVPDSSGLPLRAMVMVLLFLGVIFLLVGFQALGGGDDEDGTSAATVTTTSATPSPTEEPAEAEPAPRADVRVYNISEVAGAADRAATRLRDEGFPVTETGNLTLPSVEVTTVYFGDAEGEQAAAEDVGRALEAPVEPRLPELMEQPPGVIVVVTG
- a CDS encoding DUF3263 domain-containing protein, which encodes MDGAMARAERSGDDAELTDGLTRREHDILSFERQWWKYAGAKEEAIKELFSMSATRYYQVLNALVDRPEALAADPMLVKRLRRLRASRQKARAARRLGFEVT
- a CDS encoding peptide deformylase — encoded protein: MAVRPIVIVGDPVLHTATQPVPVGPDGSLPAELADLIADMYDTMDAAYGVGLAANQIGVSQRVFVYDCADERGKTARRRGVVVNPVLETSEVPETMPDPEDDDEGCLSVPGESFPTGRADWARVTGLDADGTPISIEGEGLFARMLQHETGHLDGFLYLDRLIGRHARAAKKTVKRNGWGTPGQSWMPGEVPDPFGH
- a CDS encoding GNAT family N-acetyltransferase translates to MPVELPAVGSRVSLRYRLPAGSASPLTDVVGYLDSAGPEVVVRTKSGELITVAAADIVSVRELSHIPVRNSQIRALEHAAAMAWPGVEQQWLHGWFLRAGHGATSRANSAVPLEVSAQLAAVAEVADWYRARGLAAWLALPERLLSVRSEGVKHTRVMVRDIDITPVPESVRFAEVPDAAWRRGYQRDVPVEVLTAVVDGEVTFATLDDAAVGRGAVTSAPDGTRWLGISSVRVAAEQRGRGHARAVCEALLAWGAARGAGRAHVLVRSENAAAVALYTGLGFRLHHSHRYVAAESLLGFTI
- a CDS encoding exodeoxyribonuclease III, encoding MRLATWNVNSIRTRVDRVVDWLGRADVDVLAMQETKCTDAQFPTMPFAALGYEVAHVGLNQWNGVAIASRVGLENIEVGFEGQPTWSGKPDVEAAAEARALGATCGGVRVWSLYVPNGRTLEDPHYRYKLEWLAALRDTAAGWLRDDPALPIALVGDWNIAPQDDDVWDITAFEGRTHVSEAERAAFDAMTEAQFTDVVRPFTPGPGVYTYWDYTRLAFQKRRGMRIDFILGSPALAERVTHAEIVKDERRPGKKGSIAPSDHAPVLVELADG
- a CDS encoding PLP-dependent cysteine synthase family protein; protein product: MATGQKRIFNDVTETVGNTPVVRLNERFAVANTELLLKLEYYNPTASVKDRLSVGAINFAEQSGQLPPGGTIVAASSGNLGIGLAAAGASRGYRVVIVIYEDTSYERKVVIQNLGAELVLTPKEDGVRGSVEEAERIAEQTPGAFFVNQFIIPINREIHRQTTGPEIWADTAGDVDAVVIGVGSGGTISGIGSFLKEKNPGIRIFAVEPDNSAVLSGEKFNPHKIYGLGPNFKSPNFADEVVDEVLRVTEDDAAATARELARYAGIPAGLSGGAAVAAARQVAERRDPTIRTILTLVPDSADRYISSYLFQDTFDENGAFRTHVSV
- a CDS encoding LLM class flavin-dependent oxidoreductase, with protein sequence MFPTPRIATYPAICSRTPSMRTERFVPMSQSEQDQLEARAARLRQPGKQFSLGFFTQVPSPADRPAKRTYDELIESIVAAEELGYESVWIGQHHFSPEDGSVPSPLVVLAVAAARTTRIQLATAVIALPFEHPIRLAEDLAVLDEVSGGRVQIGLGGARGDLQAFNAFGVDFNARHELFDRNLEVLHHLLEQRSVRDFGQTPTVQLSTTDAPFERNSAGRLSASDSVAGQLASADLEPKHLFPNVPSLRSRLWQTASSEDRARKIAQNGNGLLIGAFHDHVIFHQLRFIVGYLEEWLAINGNLEEARIGAQRFTFHGENADAIARALAPDVASTQRGLAARFPQLGSASPEEYLRTVARTGTAQEIVAQLLDDPALLGFITDFFPTTGLFPSVRTGTAGADLDIERLRVFAEEIAPELGWKPAVAP
- a CDS encoding sodium:solute symporter family protein; translation: MLNLEFIRQSSALGYALLFGPGIVLLLIALVVKGAVRTTHNYVISGRLLGFGFGVASLISVWTWSMAVMLSSAQAYTWGTSGLVWFIVPNGLAVIIMVPFALKLRQKMPSGYTLAQFIRARFQNSVSSVATLVFLIGALLGVIMINLAGLVLVMNKIFGLTPISIVITGIVVVTVYSYLGGLTTSAVTGTLNTLLLGVGSSVVVLFVLAKAGGAELVFNEVQARGDQHLNPFNPVTAASFGLALALGLLTNVIADQSFWQRVWAIRPKDLGRSFLWAGVWFYPIPMALGLLGFIGVAYGVTPEQLGSLGAGAIGPHVIASLGLPVFIIALYTLVVVNACFAAIDGALSGVTSLVAVDIVNRYWPKVSERTLLTITKTSMIVAAAVAGGVVLTGIDYVNLVTTVYFYGTSLLIPVTLSIFWSRMTGTGYVAGVLAGIAVGGPLRETLGPTYGPLFGIIGLIAASAIVSVVVSLRANTRFDFDSLAEGSAALLERDARTAAASRPTDDPVAGDAVTAGQQ